One genomic segment of Capricornis sumatraensis isolate serow.1 chromosome X, serow.2, whole genome shotgun sequence includes these proteins:
- the LOC138071109 gene encoding LOW QUALITY PROTEIN: nuclear RNA export factor 3-like (The sequence of the model RefSeq protein was modified relative to this genomic sequence to represent the inferred CDS: substituted 2 bases at 2 genomic stop codons), which produces MGQVAFFPKSHFSALLYEYNKPYPEIYPGVMVQGSKVICLPEGRIREMKEHTDKVNPLQRRAPSWGVYRRQYTYWSEQVISQQQQDRDSEESDACMDIQARYASCELPSHHRRSSFQKQDQMHIYMETKQKPPEKRMGRDRQDETLGSWFKIIIPFGIKYDEKWLLNLIQKQSSVPFTAFEFHYEKMQAQFFVENANIACALKNVNGKIFNEVNEKIFILVEPCESSQSVQKALTSEKVEQIKPLYPSSWLPGDLMTCDIGMTQNCRNGMAASLHIHPGIRPMFSFLDLSNKKPYLLDGLSTIMGNASNTQNLNISNTEVKAEGQMDKGQQLEPEGMCADRNAMCTNFPDKSTNMQTILELFPRLLSLDGQETLSGSKCAIEAPKVCQPLSXGLFXFQGSFFGFDQVNSQILQFLQQYYLIHDYGNRQGLLDFYHEEACFFLTIPFHPKDSGLSSMHLYFKDNRNTEKLKDPNLRVQMLKHTKHDIVRALCALPKTQHDFSSFVVDMCFQTETMFSFSVSGVFKEVEGSSQGCVRAFTRTFITTPTSSSSLCIVNDELFVREASPSEAQRLHSPSQCLHCRPRSCSSSPLSSRKWCGLSPSSVESPPIVSEISRRKEQGDGNGRAAMVAFSGAGADQGRVLQLGTSLVAPTSPLSAAENQERYWGNFLEEAADSNACLQDSYSCACDRLQPPNHERHRKLKTS; this is translated from the exons ATGGGACAAGTGGCTTTTTTCCCCAAGTCTCACTTCTCTGCTCTGCTCTATGAGTACAATAAACCCTACCCTGAAATCTACCCTGGTGTGATGGTTCAAGGGTCAAAGGTGATCTGCCTCCCTGAAGGAagaattagagaaatgaaag AGCACACTGATAAAGTGAACCCTTTACAAAGAAGAGCACCAAGCTGGGGTGTTTACCGAAGGCAATACACCTATTGGTCTGAACAGGTCATTTCCCAGCAGCAACAAGATAGAGATTCAGAAGAAAGTGATGCTTGTATGGACATCCAAGCAAGATA TGCTTCCTGTGAACTTCCATCCCATCATCGGAGAAGTAGTTTTCAGAAACAAGATCAAATGCATATTTACATGGAGACAAAACAAAAGCCTCCAGAAAAAAGAAtggggagagacagacaggatGAGACCTTGGGGAGCTGGTTCAAGATCATA ATTCCCTTTGGTATAAAATATGATGAGAAGTGGCTGCTGAATTTGATTCAGAAGCAAAGCAGTGTCCCCTTCACTGCATTCGAA TTTCACTATGAGAAAATGCAGGCCCAGTTCTTTGTAGAGAATGCCAACATTGCCTGTGCGTTGAAGAATGTCAATGGCAAGATTTTCAATGAGGTTAATGAAAAG ATATTTATCTTGGTTGAGCCCTGTGAGTCATCCCAATCTGTGCAGAAGGCACTGACGTCTGAAAAGGTGGAGCAGATAAAG CCTCTGTATCCCTCGTCCTGGCTTCCTGGAGACTTGATGACCTGTGATATTGGAATGACACAAAACTGTAGAAATGGCATGGCTGCTTCCCTACACATCCATCCAGGGATCAGGCCCATG TTTTCGTTCTTGGACCTGAGCAACAAGAAACCCTACCTGCTGGATGGCTTGTCCACCATTATGGGAAATGCTTCCAATACCCAGAACTTGAACATCTCCAACACTGAG GTGAAGGCTGAAGGGCAGATGGACAAGGGTCAACAGCTGGAACCAGAAGGGATGTGTGCAGACAGAAATGCCATGTGCACCAACTTCCCTGATAAGTCAACCAACAT GCAAACCATCCTGGAATTGTTCCCTAGGTTACTAAGCTTG gatggCCAGGAGACACTCTCAGGTTCTAAGTGTGCTATTGAAGCTCCCAA GGTGTGTCAGCCCTTGTCCTGAGGACTTTTTTGATTCCAAGGAAGTTTCTTTGGATTTGATCAGGTGAACAGTCAAATCCTGCAATTCCTGCAGCA GTATTACTTGATTCATGACTATGGAAATCGCCAGGGACTGCTGGATTTTTATCATGAGGAGGCCTGCTTCTTCCTGACCATTCCATTCCACCCCAAGGACTCAGGCTT AAGCAGTATGCACCTGTACTTCAAGGACAACAGGAATACAGAGAAGCTCAAGGACCCCA ACCTGCGTGTTCAGATGCTGAAACACACAAAACATGACATTGTGCGTGCCCTCTGTGCATTGCCCAAGACTCAGCATGACTTCAGCTCCTTTGTGGTGGACATGTGTTTCCAGACG GAAACGATGTTCAGCTTCTCTGTCAGTGGGGTGTTCAAGGAAG TGGAAGGAAGTTCTCAGGGCTGTGTGCGTGCCTTCACCCGGACCTTCATCACTACTCCCACCAGCTCTTCCAG TCTTTGTATAGTGAATGATGAGCTGTTTGTAAGGGAAGCCAGTCCCAGTGAAGCTCAGCGTCTGCATTCTCCATCCCAGTGCCTACACTGTCGACCACGTTCATGTTCCTCCTCTCCCCTGAGTAGCAGGAAATGGTGTGGGCTTTCTCCATCCAGTGTGGAATCACCTCCAATAGTCTCAGAA ATATCCAGAAGGAAGGAGCAGGGAGATGGCAATGGAAGGGCAGCTATGGTGGCCTTCAGTGGAGCAGGAGCTGATCAGGGCAGAGTGCTTCAGCTAGGCACCTCCCTGGTAGCCCCCACGTCACCACTGTCTGCGGCTGAGAACCAGGAACGCTATTGG